A genomic stretch from Caballeronia sp. LZ062 includes:
- a CDS encoding AI-2E family transporter — protein sequence MPPLPGPRRPPAKILPPDAPGLRALASLVAVVVVICALYFGRAVMIPIILAILLSFLLAPFVDFLRRLRFGQVPSVIVAVVVALSVLTAVGALIGAQVAQLAGDLPKYQVAVERKVDSIQRMTVGRADAFLGRASRALKRLSPAREQEPRANEDNAAASPIDQPMPVEVHEPAPSPLELAQRFLSPVISPLETTGIVLVVAVFILLQREDLRDRLIRLFGSRDLHRATTAMDEAARRLSRYFLAQLGINVGVGIVISIGLAVIGVPGALLFGVMTALLRFVPYVGTWIAALVAVIFAAAVGPGWTMLIWTIVLYGATDIVAGQIVEPLLYGHSTGLSPFAVIVAAIFWSWIWGPIGLVLSTPLTLCLVILGRHVDRLEFLDVLFGDRPALTPAENFYQRLLANDPDEALVQAESLLKDRSLVAYYDEVALEGLRLAHNDVLRGVVTADQLKRINESALDIIEGLEDAEDVTPAVQRKEEPLVSLTTPDEIAAVASESPPERFDAGAEGHTASVLCIAGRSPLDDLAATIAVQLFRKHGLGADLTGYERFSRGRFGEVDLAGVTIICVVSFDAAESPPYLRNLLRRLHQRAPAAELIVGLVVAESPLQGEVLVRTSSAAVSFKELVDACVAAARRQSTDGVSWAGLDSQASAPAVDDRSRAAQDDVPALRNA from the coding sequence ATGCCTCCACTTCCCGGCCCGCGCCGGCCTCCCGCTAAGATCCTGCCGCCCGACGCGCCGGGCCTGCGCGCGCTGGCGTCGCTGGTGGCAGTCGTCGTCGTGATCTGCGCCCTGTACTTCGGGCGCGCGGTGATGATTCCGATCATCCTCGCCATTCTCTTGAGCTTCCTGCTCGCGCCGTTCGTCGACTTCCTGCGGCGGCTGCGCTTCGGGCAGGTGCCGTCGGTGATCGTGGCGGTGGTCGTCGCATTGTCGGTGCTCACGGCTGTCGGCGCGTTGATCGGCGCGCAAGTCGCGCAACTCGCGGGCGACTTGCCGAAGTATCAGGTGGCCGTCGAGCGCAAGGTGGACAGCATTCAGCGCATGACAGTCGGCCGCGCGGACGCGTTTCTCGGACGCGCGTCGCGTGCGCTGAAGCGTCTGTCGCCGGCGCGCGAACAGGAGCCGCGCGCGAACGAGGACAACGCGGCCGCATCGCCTATCGATCAGCCGATGCCCGTGGAAGTGCACGAGCCCGCGCCGTCGCCGCTGGAACTCGCGCAGCGGTTCCTGTCGCCCGTCATCAGCCCGCTGGAAACCACCGGCATCGTGCTCGTGGTCGCGGTGTTCATCCTGTTGCAGCGAGAAGACTTGCGCGACCGGCTGATACGCCTGTTCGGGTCGCGCGACCTGCACCGCGCGACGACCGCGATGGACGAAGCCGCGCGCCGCCTGTCGCGCTATTTTCTTGCGCAGTTGGGCATCAACGTCGGCGTGGGCATCGTCATTTCCATCGGGCTCGCGGTGATCGGCGTGCCGGGCGCGCTGCTCTTCGGCGTCATGACGGCGCTCCTGCGCTTCGTGCCTTACGTCGGGACGTGGATTGCCGCGCTGGTCGCGGTCATCTTCGCGGCGGCGGTCGGGCCGGGCTGGACCATGCTCATCTGGACCATCGTGCTGTACGGCGCGACCGATATCGTGGCCGGGCAGATTGTCGAGCCGCTCTTATACGGCCACAGCACGGGGCTTTCGCCGTTCGCGGTGATCGTCGCGGCCATCTTCTGGAGCTGGATCTGGGGGCCGATCGGGCTCGTGCTCTCGACGCCGCTCACGCTCTGCCTCGTCATTCTCGGGCGACACGTGGACCGTCTCGAATTTCTCGACGTGCTCTTCGGCGACCGGCCCGCGCTGACACCGGCGGAGAACTTCTATCAGCGGCTGCTCGCCAACGATCCCGACGAGGCGCTCGTGCAGGCGGAGTCGCTGCTGAAGGACCGGTCGCTGGTGGCGTATTACGACGAAGTCGCGCTCGAGGGCCTGCGCCTCGCCCATAACGACGTGCTGCGCGGCGTCGTGACGGCGGACCAGTTGAAGCGCATCAACGAATCGGCGCTCGACATCATCGAGGGACTGGAGGACGCGGAGGACGTGACGCCTGCCGTTCAGCGCAAGGAAGAGCCGCTCGTGAGCCTTACCACGCCCGACGAAATAGCCGCTGTCGCCTCCGAATCGCCGCCCGAACGCTTCGACGCGGGCGCGGAAGGGCATACCGCGTCCGTGCTGTGCATCGCGGGGCGAAGTCCGCTCGACGATCTGGCCGCGACCATCGCGGTGCAGCTTTTCCGCAAGCACGGGCTCGGCGCGGATTTGACCGGCTACGAGCGGTTCTCGCGCGGACGCTTTGGCGAAGTGGACCTTGCCGGCGTGACCATCATCTGCGTCGTTTCGTTCGATGCCGCCGAATCGCCGCCGTATCTGCGCAATCTTCTCCGACGGCTGCATCAGCGCGCGCCCGCTGCTGAACTCATCGTCGGGCTCGTGGTCGCGGAAAGCCCGCTGCAAGGCGAGGTGCTCGTGCGCACGAGTTCGGCGGCGGTCTCGTTCAAGGAACTGGTCGATGCCTGCGTTGCGGCGGCGCGCCGCCAGTCCACCGATGGCGTGTCGTGGGCCGGGCTCGATTCGCAGGCGTCCGCGCCCGCGGTCGACGACCGCAGCCGCGCCGCGCAAGATGACGTGCCGGCGTTGCGCAATGCCTAG
- a CDS encoding glutathione S-transferase, with product MKLYHHPLSGHSHRARLFLHLLGVEHDEVEVNLAAGAHKTPDFLRLNRFGQVPVLVDGEQVVQDSNAILVYVAKKTGATQWLPETPAEAAAVQRWLSVAAGQIAFGPAAARLVTVFGSKFNVDEVIARAHAVLNVIDDELQNRDWIADIGSAHPTIADIALYSYIAGAPEGNVDLSGYRNVLAWLARIEALPGFLPFRTTAVGLRA from the coding sequence ATGAAGCTCTACCATCATCCGTTGTCGGGCCATTCCCACCGCGCGCGGCTCTTCCTGCATCTGCTCGGCGTCGAGCACGACGAAGTGGAAGTAAACCTCGCCGCCGGCGCGCACAAGACTCCCGATTTCCTGCGCCTCAACCGCTTCGGTCAGGTCCCCGTGCTGGTGGACGGCGAGCAAGTCGTTCAGGACTCGAACGCCATCCTCGTCTATGTCGCGAAGAAAACCGGCGCGACGCAATGGCTGCCGGAAACTCCCGCCGAAGCCGCCGCCGTGCAACGCTGGCTGTCCGTGGCGGCGGGGCAGATCGCGTTTGGGCCGGCTGCCGCGCGCCTCGTCACGGTGTTCGGCAGCAAGTTCAATGTCGATGAAGTCATCGCGCGTGCGCACGCCGTGCTGAACGTGATCGACGACGAATTGCAGAACCGCGACTGGATCGCGGATATCGGCAGCGCGCATCCGACCATCGCGGATATCGCGCTCTACAGCTACATCGCGGGCGCTCCGGAAGGCAACGTCGATCTGTCCGGCTACCGCAACGTGCTCGCGTGGCTCGCGCGCATCGAAGCATTGCCGGGCTTCCTGCCGTTCCGGACGACGGCCGTGGGCCTGCGCGCCTAG
- a CDS encoding pyridoxamine 5'-phosphate oxidase family protein has protein sequence MPITAPSPWHRGEIAMQTAAGVAERMRDVGSRVVRSFMPEQHRQFFAQLPFIVAGTVDANGDAWATFLTGRPGFVRSPDATTLSVERTRDPLDPADAGLADGAPVGLLGIELHTRRRNRANGVIHRDNAAHGQAFEVAVEQSFGNCPQYIQLRDFAFVRDASAPSPSAPVALDVQSPRLRAMIERADTFFVASYFDREDGHRQVDVSHRGGKAGFVRVSDDGALTIPDFAGNLFFNTLGNIAANGRAGLVFADFETGDVLQLTGDAQVLLDSPETAAFQGAERLWRFVPRRVVLREDALPLRWTFRREGWSPNSLMTGDWNEAAQRMKAAALADAWRPYRVSRIVDESDVIRSFWLEPADGAGIVPHAAGQHLPVRVTLPGETKPLVRTYTLSVGPADGVVRISVKREGRASAHLHDALKVGDIIEARQPAGSFTIDPFEARPAVMLAAGVGITPMLAMLRHVVYEGLRKRRVRPVWLIASARTLASRAFAAEIDALARSAEGAGGAVNVIRVLSDPRGAQLKRDYDVSGRIDMDLLTSFLPFNDYDFYLCGPGAFMQTLYDGLRALNIADARIHAEAFGPASLVRLPDRGVEIRPMRPPATEAVPVRFVKSQRDAQWTPASGTLLELAEACGVETESSCRGGTCGTCRTRIVSGAVSYSSEPAFHVDDGEALICCARPAADTEAALQLDL, from the coding sequence ATGCCGATCACCGCCCCATCGCCCTGGCATCGCGGCGAAATCGCGATGCAAACCGCCGCCGGCGTCGCGGAGCGGATGCGCGACGTCGGTTCGCGCGTCGTGCGTTCGTTCATGCCGGAACAGCATCGGCAATTTTTCGCGCAGTTGCCGTTCATCGTCGCCGGAACGGTCGACGCCAACGGCGACGCCTGGGCCACGTTTCTCACCGGCCGCCCCGGTTTCGTGCGTTCGCCGGATGCGACGACGCTCTCCGTCGAGCGCACACGTGATCCGCTCGATCCCGCCGACGCCGGTCTCGCCGACGGCGCGCCGGTCGGCTTGCTCGGCATCGAGCTGCACACGCGCCGCCGCAATCGCGCGAACGGCGTGATTCATCGCGACAACGCTGCTCACGGGCAAGCATTCGAGGTGGCCGTCGAGCAGAGCTTCGGCAATTGTCCGCAGTACATCCAGTTGCGCGACTTCGCGTTCGTGCGCGACGCGTCGGCGCCCTCGCCGTCCGCGCCTGTCGCGCTCGACGTACAGTCGCCCCGTCTGCGCGCCATGATCGAGCGCGCCGATACGTTCTTCGTCGCGTCCTACTTCGACCGCGAGGACGGGCATCGTCAGGTGGACGTGTCGCATCGCGGCGGCAAGGCCGGCTTCGTGCGCGTGTCCGACGACGGCGCCCTGACCATTCCCGACTTTGCGGGCAACCTGTTCTTCAACACGCTCGGCAACATTGCAGCGAACGGACGGGCGGGACTTGTGTTCGCGGACTTCGAAACCGGCGACGTCCTGCAACTGACCGGCGACGCGCAAGTCCTTCTCGACTCGCCCGAAACCGCCGCGTTCCAGGGCGCCGAACGCCTCTGGCGCTTCGTGCCGCGCCGCGTCGTGCTGCGCGAAGACGCGCTGCCGCTGCGCTGGACGTTTCGCCGCGAAGGCTGGTCGCCGAATTCGCTGATGACCGGCGACTGGAACGAAGCCGCGCAGCGCATGAAGGCGGCGGCGCTGGCGGATGCGTGGCGGCCGTATCGCGTGAGCCGGATCGTCGATGAAAGCGACGTGATTCGCTCCTTTTGGCTCGAACCGGCGGACGGCGCGGGCATCGTGCCGCACGCGGCGGGCCAGCATTTGCCGGTGCGCGTCACGCTGCCGGGCGAAACGAAGCCGCTCGTGCGCACCTACACGCTCTCGGTCGGCCCGGCGGACGGCGTGGTTCGCATCAGCGTGAAGCGCGAAGGCCGGGCGTCGGCGCATCTGCACGACGCGCTGAAAGTGGGCGACATCATCGAAGCGCGTCAGCCGGCGGGCAGCTTCACGATCGATCCGTTCGAAGCGCGCCCCGCCGTGATGCTGGCGGCGGGCGTCGGCATCACGCCGATGCTCGCGATGCTGCGTCACGTGGTCTATGAAGGACTGCGCAAGCGGCGCGTGCGTCCGGTCTGGCTGATCGCGTCGGCGCGAACGCTCGCGAGCCGCGCGTTCGCCGCTGAGATCGACGCGCTCGCCAGAAGCGCGGAAGGCGCGGGCGGCGCAGTCAACGTGATACGCGTGCTGAGCGACCCGCGCGGCGCGCAATTGAAACGCGACTACGACGTGTCCGGCCGCATCGACATGGATCTGCTGACGAGCTTTTTGCCGTTCAACGACTACGACTTCTATCTGTGTGGCCCCGGCGCGTTCATGCAGACGCTTTACGACGGCCTGCGCGCATTGAACATTGCCGATGCGCGCATTCACGCCGAAGCGTTCGGTCCCGCGTCGCTCGTTCGCCTGCCGGATCGCGGCGTCGAAATCAGGCCGATGCGCCCGCCCGCCACCGAAGCGGTGCCGGTGCGCTTCGTGAAGTCACAGCGCGACGCGCAATGGACGCCCGCGAGCGGCACGCTGCTGGAACTCGCCGAGGCGTGCGGCGTGGAGACGGAATCGAGCTGTCGCGGCGGCACGTGCGGGACGTGCAGAACGCGCATCGTGAGCGGCGCGGTGTCGTATTCGAGCGAGCCGGCGTTTCATGTCGATGACGGCGAGGCGCTGATCTGCTGCGCGCGCCCGGCAGCGGACACCGAAGCGGCGCTGCAACTGGACCTCTAG
- a CDS encoding LysR family transcriptional regulator produces MDRFQAMSTFVTVVETGGFASAARKLDVSPSVVSRVVTELEERLGVRLLTRTTRVVRLTDAGSGFFEDCRRILGEVDTAELAARGTHAAPRGVLSLTAPVLFGRLHVTPIVLDYLSRYPEADANCWFVDRVVNLVDEGIDVAVRIAQLPDSSLQAIPVGRVRRVLCASPAYLAKHGTPARPEDLDAHTIIASTGSSSPPEWRLHDGERTVIVRTRARLVTTTNDSAIAAALADFGIARLMSYQVAQHVSEGRLVIVLAEFEPPPLPIHLVHREGRHVTQKVRAFLDLAVATLRADASLR; encoded by the coding sequence ATGGACCGTTTTCAGGCAATGTCGACCTTCGTCACGGTGGTCGAAACCGGCGGCTTCGCCTCGGCCGCGCGCAAGCTCGACGTCTCGCCTTCGGTCGTGAGCCGCGTCGTGACCGAACTCGAAGAGCGGCTCGGCGTGCGCCTGCTCACCCGCACCACGCGCGTCGTGCGTCTCACGGACGCCGGCAGCGGCTTCTTCGAAGACTGCCGGCGCATTCTCGGCGAAGTGGACACCGCCGAACTCGCCGCGCGAGGCACGCACGCGGCGCCGCGCGGCGTGCTATCGCTCACCGCGCCGGTGCTTTTCGGCCGGCTGCACGTGACGCCTATCGTGCTCGACTATCTTTCGCGCTATCCCGAAGCCGATGCCAACTGCTGGTTCGTCGACCGCGTGGTGAATCTGGTCGACGAGGGCATCGACGTGGCCGTGCGCATCGCTCAACTGCCGGATTCGTCGCTTCAGGCGATTCCCGTCGGGCGCGTGCGCCGCGTGCTGTGCGCGTCGCCCGCTTATCTCGCGAAGCACGGCACGCCCGCGCGCCCGGAAGACCTCGACGCCCACACGATCATCGCGTCCACGGGGTCGTCTTCGCCGCCCGAATGGCGTCTGCACGACGGCGAACGCACGGTGATCGTCCGCACGCGAGCGCGCCTCGTCACGACGACGAACGATTCCGCCATCGCCGCCGCGCTCGCGGACTTCGGTATCGCGCGGCTCATGTCGTATCAGGTCGCGCAGCATGTGAGCGAAGGCCGGCTCGTGATCGTGCTCGCCGAATTCGAGCCGCCGCCTCTGCCCATTCATCTCGTCCACCGCGAAGGCCGCCACGTCACGCAGAAAGTGCGCGCCTTTCTCGATCTCGCCGTGGCGACACTGCGCGCGGATGCATCGTTGCGCTAA
- the zwf gene encoding glucose-6-phosphate dehydrogenase: MTNPTSPTNERPLDMIIFGGGGDLAARKLLPALYMAHSHCNLPAETRILAIGRKDWTREDYLKNFMEKQSRPFIDENAFDAQSWDKFLALFDYVRVDVENPDDFRRLAEATRQNAQRVFYLSTSPELFTTICDNLSAAGIVDDQARVVLEKPLGHDLASARAINDAVGQHFKEEQIYRIDHYLGKETVQNLMVLRFGNPIFGPLWQAPYIKSVQITVAETVGVGSRAGFYDHTGALRDMVQNHLLQLLCIVAMEPPVSLDPDAVRDEKLKVLKSLRPMSVADTARDTVRGQYAAGAVGGEPVKGYLQEDNVPPDSRAETFVALRAHINNWRWANVPFFLRTGKRMQTRRSEIVIDFADLPFSIIPSGPRNYGNRLIITLQPEESIQLQMLAKEPGSGMQMLPVNLNLDLQQAMTQRRAEAYERLLIDVIRGRLTHFMRRDELEAAWAWVEPILNGWKELGDRPRGYTAGTFGPAASSALMARENLAWAEEG, from the coding sequence ATGACGAACCCGACCTCTCCCACGAACGAACGCCCGCTCGACATGATCATCTTCGGCGGCGGCGGAGACCTGGCGGCGCGCAAGCTGCTGCCCGCGCTGTACATGGCGCACTCGCACTGCAACCTGCCCGCCGAAACGCGTATTCTCGCCATCGGCCGCAAGGACTGGACGCGCGAAGATTATCTGAAGAACTTCATGGAGAAGCAGTCGCGCCCGTTCATCGACGAGAACGCTTTCGATGCCCAGTCGTGGGACAAATTTCTCGCGCTCTTCGACTACGTGCGCGTCGACGTGGAGAATCCCGACGACTTTCGCCGGCTCGCCGAAGCCACGCGCCAGAACGCGCAGCGCGTGTTCTATCTCTCGACGTCGCCGGAGCTTTTCACGACCATTTGCGACAACCTTTCTGCAGCCGGCATCGTGGACGACCAAGCGCGCGTCGTGCTCGAAAAGCCGCTCGGCCATGATCTCGCTTCCGCCCGCGCCATCAACGACGCGGTGGGCCAGCATTTCAAGGAAGAGCAGATCTACCGCATCGACCATTATCTCGGCAAGGAAACGGTGCAGAACCTGATGGTCCTGCGCTTCGGCAATCCCATTTTCGGGCCGCTGTGGCAGGCGCCGTACATCAAGAGCGTGCAGATCACGGTGGCGGAAACCGTGGGCGTGGGCAGCCGCGCGGGCTTCTACGATCACACCGGCGCGCTGCGCGACATGGTGCAGAACCACTTGCTGCAACTGCTGTGCATCGTCGCGATGGAACCGCCCGTTTCGCTCGATCCTGACGCCGTGCGCGACGAAAAGCTGAAGGTGCTGAAATCGCTGCGCCCGATGAGCGTCGCCGACACCGCGCGCGACACCGTGCGCGGTCAATACGCGGCGGGCGCGGTCGGCGGCGAGCCGGTCAAGGGTTATCTACAGGAAGACAACGTGCCGCCCGACAGCCGCGCGGAGACGTTCGTCGCGTTGCGCGCGCATATCAACAACTGGCGCTGGGCCAACGTGCCGTTCTTCCTGCGCACGGGCAAGCGCATGCAGACGCGGCGCTCGGAAATCGTCATCGATTTCGCGGACCTGCCGTTTTCCATCATCCCGAGCGGGCCGCGCAATTACGGCAACCGTCTCATCATCACGCTTCAGCCGGAAGAGTCGATTCAGTTGCAGATGCTCGCGAAGGAACCGGGCAGCGGTATGCAGATGCTGCCCGTGAACCTGAATCTCGACCTTCAGCAAGCCATGACCCAGCGTCGCGCGGAAGCCTATGAGCGTTTGCTGATCGACGTGATTCGCGGACGCCTCACGCACTTCATGCGCCGCGACGAACTGGAAGCGGCGTGGGCGTGGGTCGAGCCGATTCTGAATGGCTGGAAGGAACTCGGCGACAGGCCGCGCGGCTACACGGCGGGCACGTTCGGCCCGGCGGCCTCGTCCGCGTTGATGGCGCGGGAAAATCTGGCGTGGGCGGAAGAAGGTTGA
- a CDS encoding FUSC family protein has product MSALTELVRDALIALARELGAIRPTRARALFATQAMVSVALAVALAYAFRLEHIWWAAISGFAVMQSKFSACAQRGVHRVLGTVAGALLGASAGPLIGDTPWLFVPLLGLIAGVSVYRALVSDAGYAWVLGAVTALMVTFDAHRLASASATASFALLRVAEVVVGTLACVGVSALFHAGAQRYRKSRGAALMPDARAASTADRVDGSSHETATVTVIQPGPLHALGAMQATQAANAMRKRLAWHAAWSVAILAVVAYAWNLPGFAQALVTAVAVLILPASALGKPTRRPIAARMVQRVLGCLIAGAVSLALLPLIGDNDIACMLALCAGVWMGCHVQTGAQGASYVGRQFTIAFIMVFVQDHHWSSDPMPAALRLAGIFCGIGVLAAVMGADKALASRRAARPAMR; this is encoded by the coding sequence TTGAGCGCGCTCACCGAACTGGTGCGCGACGCATTGATCGCGCTCGCGCGCGAACTCGGCGCCATCCGGCCGACTCGCGCCCGCGCCCTGTTCGCGACTCAGGCGATGGTGTCCGTGGCGCTGGCGGTCGCGCTTGCGTACGCCTTTCGACTCGAACACATCTGGTGGGCGGCGATCAGCGGCTTCGCGGTCATGCAGTCGAAGTTCTCGGCGTGCGCGCAGCGCGGCGTGCATCGCGTGCTCGGCACCGTTGCGGGCGCATTGCTCGGCGCGAGCGCGGGGCCGCTCATCGGCGACACGCCGTGGCTTTTCGTGCCGCTGCTCGGGCTGATTGCGGGCGTGTCGGTGTATCGCGCGCTCGTGTCGGACGCGGGTTATGCGTGGGTGTTGGGCGCGGTGACGGCGCTCATGGTGACGTTCGATGCGCATCGGCTCGCGTCGGCTTCGGCGACGGCGTCGTTCGCGTTGCTGCGCGTGGCGGAGGTCGTCGTCGGGACGCTCGCGTGCGTGGGCGTCTCCGCGCTCTTCCACGCGGGGGCGCAGCGGTATCGCAAGTCGCGCGGCGCGGCGCTCATGCCGGACGCGCGGGCCGCATCGACGGCCGATCGCGTCGATGGATCGAGTCACGAGACCGCGACCGTCACCGTCATACAGCCCGGCCCGCTGCACGCTCTCGGCGCGATGCAGGCGACGCAGGCTGCCAACGCCATGCGCAAGCGCCTCGCATGGCATGCGGCGTGGTCGGTGGCGATACTGGCGGTAGTCGCGTATGCGTGGAATCTGCCGGGATTCGCGCAGGCGCTGGTCACGGCGGTCGCCGTGTTGATCCTGCCCGCATCGGCGCTCGGCAAGCCGACGCGCCGGCCTATCGCGGCGCGCATGGTGCAGCGCGTGCTCGGGTGCCTGATCGCGGGCGCGGTGAGTCTCGCGCTTTTGCCGCTGATCGGCGACAACGACATCGCGTGCATGCTCGCGCTATGCGCGGGCGTGTGGATGGGCTGTCACGTGCAGACGGGCGCGCAGGGCGCGAGCTACGTGGGGCGGCAGTTCACCATCGCGTTCATTATGGTGTTCGTGCAGGATCACCACTGGTCGTCCGATCCCATGCCCGCGGCGCTTCGGCTCGCGGGCATTTTCTGCGGAATCGGCGTGCTGGCGGCTGTGATGGGCGCGGACAAGGCGCTGGCATCGCGGCGCGCAGCGCGCCCCGCGATGCGCTGA
- the wrbA gene encoding NAD(P)H:quinone oxidoreductase has protein sequence MAKVLVLYYSMYGHVETMAQAVAEGAGGVPGVEVTVKRVPETIPADQAAVIGVKLDQQAPVATIDELADYDAIIFGTPTRFGNMAGQMRTFLDQTGGLWVKGALVGKIGSVFTSTASQHGGQETTITSFHTTLLHHGMVIAGVPYACAALTNMAEISGGTPYGATTIVGADGKRQATQNELDIARYQGKHVAELAMRIAGK, from the coding sequence ATGGCGAAAGTTCTGGTGCTCTACTACTCGATGTACGGCCACGTCGAGACCATGGCGCAAGCGGTCGCCGAAGGCGCAGGCGGCGTGCCGGGTGTCGAGGTCACGGTCAAGCGCGTGCCGGAAACCATTCCGGCGGATCAGGCCGCCGTGATCGGCGTGAAGCTGGATCAGCAGGCGCCGGTCGCGACCATCGACGAACTCGCGGACTACGACGCCATCATCTTCGGCACGCCCACGCGCTTCGGCAACATGGCCGGGCAGATGCGCACGTTCCTCGACCAGACGGGCGGCCTGTGGGTGAAAGGCGCGCTCGTCGGCAAGATCGGCAGCGTGTTCACGTCCACCGCTTCCCAGCATGGCGGGCAGGAAACCACCATCACGTCGTTTCACACGACGCTCCTGCATCACGGCATGGTCATCGCTGGGGTGCCTTACGCGTGCGCCGCGCTCACCAACATGGCCGAGATTTCGGGCGGCACGCCGTACGGCGCGACGACCATCGTCGGGGCCGACGGCAAGCGTCAGGCGACGCAGAACGAGCTGGACATCGCGCGGTATCAGGGCAAGCACGTCGCCGAACTGGCGATGAGGATCGCGGGCAAGTGA
- a CDS encoding nucleoside deaminase, producing the protein MSLTTPASHHDALPPQGLTPTREQIIRHLRHASAVAERATLLGHHPFGAILVGPDQESVLMEQGNVDTVNHAESVLARVAALNFTPDYLWGCTLYTSVEPCCMCAGTAYWANIGRVVYGLTEARLLEATGNHAENPTMSVSSRYVFDHCQKPVDLIGPIAEVEDEVLRVQRAFWSAR; encoded by the coding sequence ATGAGCCTGACCACCCCCGCCTCGCATCACGACGCACTGCCGCCTCAGGGCCTCACGCCCACGCGCGAGCAGATCATCCGGCATCTGCGGCACGCGAGCGCCGTCGCCGAGCGCGCGACGCTGCTCGGGCATCATCCGTTCGGCGCGATTCTCGTCGGCCCGGATCAGGAAAGCGTGCTGATGGAGCAAGGCAATGTCGATACCGTGAATCACGCCGAGTCGGTTTTGGCGCGCGTCGCGGCGCTCAACTTCACGCCGGACTATTTGTGGGGCTGCACGCTTTATACATCGGTCGAGCCGTGCTGCATGTGCGCGGGAACGGCGTACTGGGCGAACATCGGTCGCGTGGTCTACGGGCTGACCGAAGCCCGGCTGCTCGAAGCCACCGGCAATCACGCCGAGAATCCGACGATGAGCGTGTCGTCACGCTATGTCTTCGACCATTGCCAGAAGCCGGTGGATCTCATCGGGCCAATCGCCGAAGTCGAGGACGAAGTGTTGCGCGTACAGCGGGCGTTCTGGTCCGCGCGATAA
- a CDS encoding IclR family transcriptional regulator C-terminal domain-containing protein has protein sequence MTKPALDKRDWIAGLEKGLAILEAFDDQHARMTPTQAATRTGMTRTAARRYLLTLAHLGYVQTDGKLFNLTPRVLRVGWSYFDSARLPRIVQPYLQHLSASIHESVYVSVLDEWDLVIIARNGSTRVMTTGFVLGARVPAALMSGGLVMLAYKPDEDAVRKWLDATDFKPFTPLTLTNKEALYDKIRQARADGYVSIEQQLQVGVRGVAVPIKNRHGHVVAALSVNMPIGKETNEAALARVLQPLQETALAMLNVI, from the coding sequence ATGACGAAACCGGCACTCGACAAGCGCGACTGGATCGCAGGGCTGGAGAAGGGTCTCGCGATCCTGGAAGCCTTCGACGACCAGCACGCGCGCATGACGCCGACGCAAGCGGCCACGCGCACCGGCATGACGCGCACGGCGGCGCGGCGGTATCTGCTCACGCTCGCGCATCTCGGTTACGTGCAGACCGACGGCAAGCTCTTCAATCTGACGCCGCGTGTGCTGCGCGTCGGCTGGTCGTATTTCGATTCGGCGCGGCTGCCGCGTATCGTGCAGCCTTACTTGCAGCACTTGAGCGCGTCGATCCATGAATCCGTCTACGTGAGCGTGCTCGACGAATGGGACCTCGTGATCATCGCGCGTAACGGCTCCACGCGCGTGATGACCACCGGCTTCGTGCTCGGCGCACGCGTGCCGGCGGCGTTGATGTCGGGCGGACTCGTGATGCTCGCCTACAAGCCGGACGAAGACGCCGTGCGCAAATGGCTCGACGCGACCGACTTCAAGCCTTTCACGCCGCTCACCCTCACGAACAAGGAAGCACTGTACGACAAGATCCGTCAGGCGCGTGCAGACGGCTATGTGTCCATCGAACAGCAGTTGCAGGTGGGAGTGCGCGGCGTCGCCGTGCCGATCAAGAACCGGCACGGGCACGTGGTCGCGGCGTTATCGGTGAACATGCCTATCGGGAAGGAAACGAACGAGGCTGCGCTTGCCCGCGTGTTGCAGCCGTTGCAGGAGACGGCGCTTGCCATGTTGAATGTGATTTAG